A window of the Azospirillum brasilense genome harbors these coding sequences:
- a CDS encoding sulfite oxidase heme-binding subunit YedZ: MAATSKGPVARALSSRWAKPAVFALGLVPLGWMVWLGLSGGLGAEPVAEAVRQSGLWALRLLLVALAVTPLRILTGQAGLARFRRMIGLFAFFYALLHVSVYVGVDQFFDWAAVWKDIVKRPYITVGMGAFVILTALAATSTNGMVRRLGGRRWKALHKAVFVAGAAGCVHYVMLVKGWQYPPFVYAAILLGLVALRYAKSPAAGRLSPSYRT, encoded by the coding sequence ATGGCCGCAACGTCGAAAGGACCGGTCGCCCGGGCGCTGTCCTCGCGCTGGGCGAAGCCAGCGGTGTTCGCCCTGGGGCTCGTCCCGCTCGGCTGGATGGTCTGGCTGGGCCTGAGCGGCGGGCTGGGGGCGGAGCCGGTGGCCGAGGCGGTGCGGCAGAGCGGGCTGTGGGCGCTGCGCCTGCTGCTGGTGGCGCTGGCCGTCACGCCGTTGCGCATCCTGACGGGTCAGGCGGGGTTGGCGCGGTTCCGCCGGATGATCGGGCTGTTCGCCTTCTTCTACGCGCTGCTGCACGTTTCCGTCTATGTGGGGGTGGACCAGTTCTTCGACTGGGCGGCGGTGTGGAAGGACATCGTGAAGCGGCCCTACATTACGGTCGGCATGGGCGCCTTCGTGATCCTGACGGCGCTGGCCGCGACCTCGACCAATGGCATGGTGCGGCGACTCGGCGGGCGGCGCTGGAAGGCGCTGCACAAGGCGGTGTTCGTCGCCGGGGCGGCGGGCTGCGTCCATTACGTGATGCTGGTCAAGGGCTGGCAGTACCCGCCCTTCGTCTACGCGGCGATCCTCCTGGGGCTGGTCGCGCTGCGCTACGCGAAGTCGCCGGCGGCGGGACGGCTTTCCCCGTCCTACCGGACCTGA
- a CDS encoding FecCD family ABC transporter permease, with product MPSSTTGSPPQARSTLSSPAAARRGEVPFALTLGGVAAVLVAAVCAAFSTGAYPVTPGELAGLLAAKLGLGNAAIAPAVETVIWDIRGPRVLTAMLVGAGLAASGAAYQGLFRNPLVSPDILGVSSGAALGAVLGIFASLPVLAIQGMAFAGGLLAVGVVLAVASAIRGRDPVLVLVLGGVVIGALLGSGVALLKYLADPYNQLPAITFWLLGSLSAVNRGDLAALVPPVAVALVPLVLLRWRLDVMTLGDEEATALGVPVRVVRIVVIVAATLMTAAAVSVSGIVGWVGLLVPHLARLMVGPAFVRLLPTAVLLGAAYLLAVDTLARSLGPVELPLGVLTAVIGTPVFLWLLAFGKRGWS from the coding sequence ATGCCCTCTTCTACCACCGGGAGCCCACCGCAAGCCAGATCGACGCTCTCCTCGCCGGCAGCCGCCCGCCGGGGTGAGGTCCCCTTCGCGCTGACTCTGGGTGGGGTGGCGGCGGTGCTGGTCGCGGCGGTCTGCGCTGCCTTCAGCACCGGCGCCTATCCCGTTACGCCGGGGGAGCTGGCCGGGCTGCTCGCGGCAAAGCTGGGGCTCGGCAACGCCGCCATCGCCCCGGCGGTGGAGACGGTGATCTGGGACATCCGCGGTCCGCGCGTGTTGACCGCCATGCTGGTCGGGGCGGGACTGGCCGCTTCGGGAGCCGCGTACCAGGGGCTGTTCCGCAACCCGCTGGTCTCGCCGGACATTCTCGGCGTGTCGTCGGGGGCGGCGCTGGGGGCGGTGCTGGGCATCTTCGCCTCGCTGCCGGTCCTCGCCATCCAGGGCATGGCCTTCGCGGGCGGGCTGCTGGCGGTGGGGGTGGTGCTGGCCGTCGCCTCGGCTATCCGGGGGCGGGACCCGGTGCTGGTCCTGGTGCTGGGCGGCGTGGTGATCGGGGCGCTGCTGGGCTCCGGCGTGGCTCTGCTGAAGTATCTCGCCGACCCCTACAACCAGCTGCCGGCGATCACCTTCTGGCTGCTCGGCAGCCTGTCGGCGGTCAACCGCGGCGACCTCGCGGCCTTGGTGCCGCCGGTGGCGGTGGCGCTGGTGCCGCTGGTCCTGCTGCGCTGGCGGCTCGACGTGATGACGCTGGGCGACGAGGAGGCGACGGCGCTTGGCGTGCCGGTGCGGGTGGTGCGGATCGTGGTGATCGTGGCGGCGACGCTGATGACCGCCGCCGCGGTGTCGGTCAGCGGCATCGTCGGCTGGGTCGGGCTTCTGGTGCCGCACCTCGCCCGGCTGATGGTCGGCCCGGCCTTCGTCCGGCTGCTGCCCACGGCGGTGCTGCTGGGGGCGGCCTATCTGCTGGCGGTGGACACGCTGGCGCGCAGCCTGGGGCCGGTGGAACTGCCGCTGGGCGTCCTGACCGCGGTGATCGGCACGCCGGTCTTCCTCTGGCTGCTCGCCTTCGGAAAGCGCGGCTGGTCATGA
- the msrP gene encoding protein-methionine-sulfoxide reductase catalytic subunit MsrP produces the protein MLIKVRSASQASENEVTPRGLFLSRRSIIAGGAAALALGGTGVLPGPALAAPFQAPLTVSPKDPKMDAQTPMKSATSYNNFYEFGTDKTDPSENAGTLRTRPWEIAVDGDVGKPTTFGIEDLLSFPLEERVYRLRCVEGWSMVIPWIGFPLAELLKRVDPTGNAKYVAFQTLADRSQMPGLKYPVLQWPYVEGLRMDEAMHPLTLLAVGMYGETLPNQNGAPVRLVVPWKYGFKSIKSIVRITLTQDQPPTSWNRSQPREYGFYSNVNPEVDHPRWSQATERRVGEFSRRKTLPFNGYGEEVASLYAGMDLRKNY, from the coding sequence ATGCTCATCAAAGTCCGGAGCGCGTCGCAAGCCAGCGAGAACGAGGTGACGCCCCGCGGCCTGTTCCTGTCCCGGCGCTCCATCATCGCCGGAGGCGCTGCTGCCCTGGCGCTCGGCGGCACGGGCGTCCTGCCGGGTCCGGCGCTTGCCGCGCCCTTCCAGGCTCCGCTGACGGTCAGCCCGAAGGACCCCAAGATGGACGCCCAGACTCCGATGAAGTCGGCGACCAGCTATAACAATTTCTACGAGTTCGGAACGGACAAGACCGATCCGTCGGAGAACGCCGGCACGCTGCGCACCCGCCCGTGGGAGATCGCGGTGGACGGCGACGTCGGGAAGCCCACCACCTTCGGCATCGAGGATCTGCTGTCCTTCCCGCTGGAGGAGCGCGTCTACCGCCTGCGCTGCGTCGAGGGCTGGTCGATGGTCATCCCCTGGATCGGCTTCCCGCTGGCCGAGCTGCTGAAGCGCGTGGACCCGACCGGCAACGCCAAGTACGTCGCCTTCCAGACGCTGGCCGACCGCTCGCAGATGCCCGGCCTGAAGTATCCGGTTCTGCAATGGCCCTATGTCGAGGGGCTGCGCATGGACGAGGCCATGCACCCGCTGACCCTCCTGGCGGTCGGCATGTACGGTGAGACGCTGCCCAACCAGAACGGCGCGCCGGTGCGGCTGGTCGTGCCGTGGAAGTACGGCTTCAAGTCGATCAAGTCGATCGTCCGCATCACCTTGACGCAGGATCAGCCACCGACCTCCTGGAACCGCTCGCAGCCGCGCGAGTACGGCTTCTATTCGAACGTGAACCCGGAGGTCGACCACCCGCGCTGGAGCCAGGCAACGGAACGCCGCGTCGGCGAGTTCTCCCGCCGCAAAACGCTGCCCTTCAACGGCTATGGCGAGGAGGTGGCGTCGCTCTACGCCGGCATGGACCTGCGGAAGAACTACTGA
- a CDS encoding ABC transporter ATP-binding protein, with amino-acid sequence MSARLSVEDLAFGYGERVVGAGVGFAVAAGEVLCLLGPNGGGKTTLFKTLLGLLPPRGGRVRVDGEDTAGWSPRRRALAFGYVPQAGAGQFPFTVREMVLMGRTAHRGAFSAPAASDHAAAEAALERLGIGHLAERDWLRISGGERQMALIARALAQAPRVLVLDEPTASLDFGNQVRVLEQVRRLADGEGGEGLTVVFSTHHPEQAFAIADRVALLHGGRLARFGTPEAVITAAMMREVYGTEVEVVAVGTGGMRVCLPVGLRRAVRAQVR; translated from the coding sequence ATGAGCGCGCGGCTGTCGGTGGAGGATCTCGCCTTCGGTTACGGCGAGCGGGTGGTCGGCGCCGGGGTCGGTTTCGCCGTCGCGGCGGGGGAGGTGCTGTGCCTTCTCGGCCCCAACGGCGGCGGCAAGACGACGCTGTTCAAGACTCTGCTCGGCCTGCTGCCGCCGCGCGGCGGGCGGGTGCGGGTCGATGGGGAGGACACCGCCGGCTGGTCGCCGCGCCGCCGGGCGCTGGCCTTCGGTTATGTCCCGCAGGCGGGTGCGGGGCAGTTCCCCTTCACCGTGCGTGAGATGGTGCTGATGGGCCGCACCGCCCACCGCGGCGCCTTCAGCGCCCCCGCCGCGTCCGACCACGCCGCCGCGGAGGCCGCGCTGGAACGGCTGGGCATCGGGCATTTGGCCGAGCGCGACTGGCTGCGCATCAGCGGCGGCGAGCGTCAGATGGCCCTGATCGCCCGCGCGCTGGCTCAGGCGCCGCGCGTGCTGGTGCTCGACGAGCCGACCGCCAGCCTGGACTTCGGCAATCAGGTTCGCGTGCTGGAGCAGGTGCGGCGGCTGGCGGACGGCGAGGGGGGCGAGGGGCTGACGGTGGTCTTCTCCACCCACCACCCGGAGCAGGCCTTTGCCATCGCCGACCGGGTGGCGCTGCTGCATGGCGGGCGGCTGGCCCGCTTCGGCACGCCGGAGGCGGTCATCACCGCCGCCATGATGCGCGAGGTCTACGGGACGGAGGTCGAGGTGGTGGCCGTGGGGACGGGCGGGATGAGGGTGTGCCTGCCGGTAGGGCTGAGGCGGGCGGTGCGGGCTCAGGTCCGGTAG
- a CDS encoding iron ABC transporter substrate-binding protein, whose protein sequence is MTGVGVGLLLALLAGPAAAERIVTDSSGRRVTVPDRVERVFPAGPPASVVIYMLAPEKLLGWTRAISPPERPFLPDRYTDLPELGRLTGRGNTVNLETVVAAKPDVVVDVGSTAPTFVSLADRVQEQTRVPTLLIDGHLADSARTFRTLGTLMGVAERGEELARYAETTLAEARRRFDGVPEDQRLKVYMARGPRGLQTGIRGSINVEALDVAGVRNVAAENLGDGGLVNVSMEQVLAWQPDAIVTIDRGFYESVWTDPLWQGVKAVRDRRVYLSPGLPFTWIDSPPAANRLIGLRWLGAVLYPELFPEDLREETRRFYALFYHREPTASQIDALLAGSRPPG, encoded by the coding sequence ATGACGGGCGTGGGGGTCGGGCTGCTGCTCGCCCTGCTGGCCGGGCCGGCGGCGGCCGAGCGGATCGTCACGGACTCCTCGGGGCGCCGCGTCACCGTGCCGGACCGGGTGGAGCGCGTGTTCCCCGCCGGGCCGCCGGCCTCCGTCGTCATCTACATGCTGGCGCCCGAGAAACTTCTGGGCTGGACGCGGGCGATCAGCCCGCCGGAGCGGCCCTTCCTGCCCGACCGCTACACCGACCTGCCGGAGCTGGGGCGGCTGACCGGGCGCGGCAACACCGTCAACCTGGAAACCGTGGTGGCCGCGAAGCCGGACGTTGTCGTCGATGTCGGCAGCACCGCCCCGACCTTCGTGTCGCTGGCCGACCGGGTGCAGGAGCAGACACGGGTGCCGACCCTGCTGATCGACGGGCATCTCGCCGACTCCGCGCGCACCTTCCGGACGCTCGGCACGCTGATGGGCGTGGCGGAGCGGGGGGAGGAGTTGGCCCGCTACGCCGAAACGACGCTGGCCGAGGCGCGCCGGCGCTTCGACGGCGTGCCGGAGGACCAACGGCTGAAGGTCTACATGGCGCGCGGGCCGCGTGGGCTCCAAACCGGCATCCGCGGCTCGATCAACGTCGAGGCGCTGGACGTCGCCGGGGTGCGCAACGTCGCGGCGGAAAACCTTGGCGACGGCGGGCTGGTCAACGTCTCGATGGAGCAGGTGCTGGCCTGGCAGCCGGACGCCATCGTCACCATCGACCGCGGCTTCTACGAGAGCGTGTGGACCGACCCGCTGTGGCAGGGGGTGAAGGCGGTGCGCGACCGGCGCGTCTACCTCTCGCCGGGGCTGCCTTTCACCTGGATCGATTCCCCGCCCGCCGCTAACCGCCTGATCGGCCTGCGCTGGCTGGGCGCCGTCCTTTATCCGGAGCTGTTTCCGGAGGATCTGCGCGAGGAGACGCGACGTTTCTATGCCCTCTTCTACCACCGGGAGCCCACCGCAAGCCAGATCGACGCTCTCCTCGCCGGCAGCCGCCCGCCGGGGTGA